A portion of the Misgurnus anguillicaudatus chromosome 16, ASM2758022v2, whole genome shotgun sequence genome contains these proteins:
- the c1galt1c1 gene encoding C1GALT1-specific chaperone 1, translated as MVSEGSSFMKGMVLGGIFCLVMSLLGTFSPGPRDNGHLHHHLKPLSKDDLQKLSETQMSDLTHLVRVYCLIMVTPKLLLHWAAANDTWSKHCDKSVFYSSELSKALPALILQERDEWARLRKAITHAYENAGDLRWFFVARPTTFAIIENLKYLVLDKDPRQPFYIGHTEKSGELDYVEYDGGIVLSYETMRRLVEVFKDEEKCPARSNALWKMSEEQQLATCLKYTGVFAENGEDAQGKELFNKRSIDTLISDSMNQNPADVVEACCSDVVITFNDMSPTQMQVMMYGVYRLRPYGHEFHDSLTFFPPKDSDND; from the coding sequence ATGGTGTCTGAAGGTAGTTCGTTCATGAAAGGCATGGTCCTAGGGGGCATATTTTGTCTGGTGATGTCTCTGTTAGGAACCTTCAGTCCAGGACCTCGGGATAATGGTCATCTCCACCATCATCTGAAACCTCTTAGCAAAGATGACCTTCAAAAGTTATCTGAAACCCAGATGTCTGACCTCACCCATCTGGTTCGAGTGTACTGTCTCATCATGGTCACCCCGAAGCTTCTGCTTCACTGGGCGGCAGCCAATGACACCTGGAGCAAACACTGCGATAAATCTGTGTTTTATAGCTCAGAACTTTCTAAAGCTCTACCGGCATTGATTCTACAGGAGCGGGATGAATGGGCTAGACTACGCAAAGCCATCACACATGCCTATGAGAATGCCGGAGACCTGCGCTGGTTCTTCGTGGCCCGGCCCACCACTTTTGCAATTATTGAAAATCTCAAGTATTTGGTACTGGATAAAGACCCAAGACAGCCCTTTTACATCGGCCACACTGAAAAGTCTGGAGAGCTCGACTATGTGGAATATGACGGTGGGATTGTGTTGAGTTATGAGACAATGAGACGGCTGGTGGAGGTTTttaaagatgaggagaaatgcCCAGCGCGTAGTAATGCCTTGTGGAAAATGTCAGAAGAACAGCAGCTCGCCACATGTCTGAAATACACCGGGGTGTTTGCTGAAAATGGCGAGGATGCACAAGGGAAAGAACTTTTTAATAAGAGAAGCATTGACACTTTGATTTCTGACAGCATGAACCAAAACCCAGCTGACGTGGTGGAAGCATGTTGTTCTGATGTGGTGATCACTTTTAACGACATGAGTCCAACCCAAATGCAGGTCATGATGTATGGTGTCTACAGACTTCGGCCGTACGGACACGAATTTCACGATTCTTTGACATTTTTTCCTCCTAAAGACTCAGACAATGACTGA
- the mcts1 gene encoding malignant T-cell-amplified sequence 1: MFKKFDEKENVSNCIQLKTSVIKGIKNQLIDQFPNIDEWLNQIMPKKDPVKIVRCHEHIEILTVNGELLFFRQREGPFYPTLRLLHKYPFILPHQQVDKGAIKFVLSGANIMCPGLTSPGAKLYPAETDKVVAIMAEGKQHALCVGVMKMSADDIEKVNKGIGIENVHYLNDGLWHMKTYK; encoded by the exons ATTTGATGAGAAGGAGAATGTTTCAAACTGTATTCAACTGAAGACGTCTGTAATTAAGGGCATAAAGAATCAGCTGATAGATCAGTTTCCCAACATCGATGAATGGCTCAACCAAATCATGCCCAAAAAAGACCCTGTCAAAATTGTGAGATG TCATGAGCATATTGAAATTCTTACTGTAAATGGAGAGCTGCTTTTCTTCAGACAGAGAGAGGGACCATTTTATCCCACCCTCAGACTTCTACACAAAT ATCCCTTCATCCTACCACACCAACAAGTAGATAAAGGTGCCATCAAATTTGTTTTGAGCGGAGCCAACATCATGTGTCCAGGCCTTACATCACCAGGAGCCAAACTCTACCCTGCTGAAACAGACAAAGTAGTC GCCATAATGGCAGAAGGTAAACAGCATGCACTCTGTGTGGGAGTCATGAAGATGTCAGCAGATGAC ATAGAGAAAGTAAACAAGGGAATTGGAATCGAGAACGTTCACTATCTGAATGATGGACTATGGCACATGAAGACATACAAGTAA